In Brassica rapa cultivar Chiifu-401-42 chromosome A06, CAAS_Brap_v3.01, whole genome shotgun sequence, a single window of DNA contains:
- the LOC103871700 gene encoding RINT1-like protein MAG2L, whose protein sequence is MEHPPPLSLVLPHPDKLSGEALSLLDGNFDDLRDLLLRASNLTSHLKHDTSHLNDRLLHLRTDLTKHAVSWISTSLSAKNSLDDLRLNLESLSLVTSLPRSKDAVRKQREHELQQLVEELCRIQNRRIYLVTVLKLESLVGDLEDSVFHPMRGRSMLQVRVFNHAIKTMNEIEQVLGDVTRHHSQWRRLVDTVDSRVDKSLSILRPQIIAEHRTLLSSLGWPPKLALSKDEGGEAASGIPNPLVLMQGDQKESYSQSFLLLCGLQQLNTLKEKRKKLNKESIGAGLWAIDELVIPVASRMEYHFAKWDQEPEFIFALVYKVTSDFADGVDDLLQPLIDRAMLVSCSAKEAWVSAMVQMLSCFLEKKVFPGLVEMVKEKKSEGVSSWFHLVDQMVTFDKRMQTFVSSDTCLSYEGSSLGMSVMGLFCKRPEWLKTWGKIELKDAYRKLKEDIKKEKAWEGTRLGNDNESNSQSAKYVLSTREDYKAPFVAETFLSRTWTLIDHGLTLPTILPRIQFVRATATKFLWYVFKTLLLEFKKSDLSDYSSFEDSLVQACGPINTARYLESKLREWSDDLVFVEMWEAETNVKVEVSCHGCFFGEELKSLVELETNWLMEIITVCLHQFDNLCGDHFHNNVEPWEEEDVSQGVAEALDSLRRELAVLQLNMNRKDFLDLWRNLAEGLDHYVSCKFFAGGEAVLLRRRFEVDAEALMMVFQPYCVRPAAFFPRVREILRLLSMTEEEKARLRGALSRNGSSCLGLFGISNLSPQLVEQFCRCY, encoded by the exons ATGGAACATCCTCCTCCACTGTCTCTTGTGTTACCGCATCCGGACAAACTTTCCGGTGAAGCGTTAAGCCTTCTCGATGGTAACTTCGATGACCTAAGAGATCTCCTCCTACGCGCTTCGAATCTAACCTCTCATCTAAAACACGACACTTCTCATCTAAACGACCGCCTTCTCCATCTCCGTACGGATCTAACGAAACACGCCGTCTCCTGGATCTCCACCTCTCTCTCCGCTAAAAACTCTCTCGATGATCTGCGACTAAACCTCGAAAGCCTCAGTCTTGTTACATCTCTCC CTCGGAGTAAGGATGCTGTCAGAAAGCAAAGGGAACATGAGTTACAGCAACTCGTTGAGGAGCTGTGTCGGATTCAGAACAGGCGCATATATCTCG TGACTGTCTTAAAGCTGGAAAGTCTGGTCGGAGATCTTGAAGATTCAGTGTTTCATCCTATGAGAGGACGAAGTATGCTTCAA GTTCGTGTATTCAACCATGCTATTAAGACCATGAATGAGATTGAACAAGTGCTTGGTGATGTTACAAGGCATCACTCACAGTGGCGCCGCCTTGTAGATACTGTTGATAGCAGAGTAGATAAAAGCTTGTCCATTCTAAGGCCACAGATTATCGCAGAGCATCGAACACTTCTCTCATCTCTTGGCTGGCCTCCAAAACTAGCATTATCCAAGGATGAAGGTGGAGAAGCTGCTAGTGGCATCCCTAATCCTCTAGTACTGATGCAAGGAGACCAAAAGGAATCTTACTCCCAAAGCTTTCTTCTCCTCTGTGGTTTACAGCAACTCAACACCCTCAAGGAGAAACGGAAGAAGCTTAATAAAGAAAGTATTGGCGCTGGACTCTGGGCGATAGATGAGCTGGTGATACCAGTTGCGTCTCGGATGGAGTATCACTTCGCGAAATGGGATCAAGAGCCTGAGTTTATCTTTGCGCTTGTGTACAAAGTCACAAGCGACTTTGCTGATGGGGTGGATGATCTCTTGCAGCCTTTGATCGACAGAGCTATGTTGGTTAGCTGTAGCGCTAAAGAGGCTTGGGTTTCAGCTATGGTTCAGATGCTATCTTGTTTCCTAGAGAAGAAAGTTTTTCCTGGGCTTGTAGAGATGGTCAAGGAGAAGAAATCTGAAGGTGTTTCGTCGTGGTTCCATCTTGTTGATCAGATGGTTACATTTGATAAACGGATGCAAACGTTTGTGAGTTCAGACACTTGTCTTTCTTACGAAGGCTCCTCGCTAGGTATGTCAGTAATGGGACTGTTTTGTAAGAGACCTGAGTGGCTCAAGACGTGGGGAAAGATTGAGCTGAAGGATGCTTATAGAAAACTTAAAGAGGATATCAAGAAGGAGAAAGCTTGGGAGGGAACTAGGCTTGGTAATGATAATGAATCAAACTCACAGTCTGCAAAGTATGTTCTGTCTACAAGAGAAGATTATAAAGCGCCGTTTGTAGCAGAGACTTTTCTTAGTAGGACTTGGACGTTGATAGACCATGGTCTAACTCTACCAACCATTCTTCCGAGAATCCAATTTGTAAGAGCTACTGCCACTAAATTTCTCTGGTATGTATTCAAAACTCTGTTACTGGAGTTCAAGAAGAGTGATCTCTCTGACTATAGCTCGTTTGAAGATTCACTGGTACAAGCTTGTGGACCTATTAATACTGCTCGGTATCTCGAATCGAAACTACGGGAATGGAGTGATGATTTGGTGTTTGTAGAGATGTGGGAAGCTGAAACCAATGTCAAAGTTGAAGTTTCCTGCCATGGTTGCTTTTTTGGGGAAGAACTGAAGAGTCTTGTTGAGTTGGAAACAAACTGGCTTATGGAGATTATAACTGTTTGTCTCCACCAGTTCGACAATCTTTGCGGTGACCACTTCCACAACAATGTGGAGCCATGGGAGGAGGAGGACGTCTCCCAAGGTGTAGCAGAAGCATTGGACAGTTTAAGACGAGAACTCGCTGTTCTTCAGTTAAACATGAACAGGAAAGACTTCTTGGACTTGTGGAGGAATCTAGCGGAAGGGCTTGACCATTATGTTTCTTGTAAGTTTTTCGCGGGAGGAGAAGCTGTTTTGCTGAGGAGAAGGTTTGAGGTGGATGCAGAGGCACTTATGATGGTGTTTCAACCTTACTGTGTTCGTCCTGCTGCATTCTTCCCTCGGGTGAGAGAGATTCTGAGGCTGTTGAGCATGACTGAGGAAGAGAAGGCACGGCTGAGAGGAGCTTTAAGTCGAAACGGAAGTAGTTGTTTGGGTTTGTTTGGTATTTCTAACTTGTCTCCTCAACTTGTGGAACAGTTTTGTAGGTGTTACTAG
- the LOC103871585 gene encoding photosystem I subunit O — MAATFATPSTVVGLGGSSVSPINTKALSSSFLKPTTRAKNPLRVAGASGGRFTCFESNWLRRDLNVVGFGLIGWLAPSSIPAINGKSLTGLFFESIGNELAHFPTPPALTSQFWLWLVTWHLGLFICLTFGQIGFKGRTEDYFQK; from the exons ATGGCAGCAACATTTGCAACACCATCGACGGTTGTAGGTCTCGGAGGATCATCTGTTTCTCCCATCAACACCAAAGCCCTCTCTTCAT CCTTTCTAAAGCCAACAACAAGAGCAAAGAACCCTCTGAGAGTCGCCGGGGCATCCGGAGGAAGATTCACTTG CTTTGAGAGCAACTGGTTGAGGAGAGATTTGAACGTGGTGGGGTTCGGGCTGATCGGATGGCTAGCTCCGTCGAGTATTCCGGCGATAAATGGGAAGAGCCTGACGGGTCTCTTCTTCGAGAGCATAGGAAATGAGCTCGCTCACTTCCCAACTCCTCCAGCTCTCACGTCACAGTTCTGGTTGTGGTTGGTTACATGGCACTTAGGCCTcttcatctgcctcaccttcgGACAAATCGGATTTAAAGGCAGGACCGAGGATTACTTCCAGAAATAA
- the LOC103871583 gene encoding mRNA-decapping enzyme-like protein, with amino-acid sequence MSQNGKLIPPNMDQNSTRLLNLTVLQRLDPFIEEILITAAHVTFYEFNIEISQWSRKDVEGSLFVVKRNKQPRFQFIVMNRRNTDNLVEDLLGDFEYEVQGPYLLYRNASQEVNGIWFYNKRECEEVAHLFDRLLNAYSKANQKPNTSSSKSEFEELEAVPTMAVMDGPLEPSSTARDAPNDPAFVNFFSSAMALGNTSSGQTSGPPYQQPSPIPMQPHQPTLAPPAATAAPPQILSPPSLQSSSPMMPLFDNNPDLISNKSNVHTDLVTPSSFFGPPRMMAQPHLIPGSSMPTTNAIHQQRPYGTPMLQPFPPPTPPASLAPAHSGPVINRDKVKEALLSLVQENEFIDMVTRALQNAHQP; translated from the exons ATGTCTCAGAACGGGAAGCTGATCCCACCAAATATGGATCAGAACAGTACGCGGCTCCTCAACCTCACAGTCCTCCAGCGTCTCGATCCTTTCATCGAGGAAATCCTCATCACTGCCGCTCACGTCACTTTCTATGAATTCAACATCGAGATCAGTCAATGG AGTCGGAAGGATGTTGAAGGATCTTTGTTTGTTGTCAAAAG AAATAAACAACCTCGATTTCAGTTTATCGTGATGAATCGTCGGAATACAG ATAATCTGGTGGAGGATCTGCTGGGAGATTTTGAGTATGAAGTGCAAGGTCCTTATTTGCTTTACCGTAATGCATCTCAAGAAGTTAATGGCATTTGGTTCTACAATAAACGTGAATGTGAGGAGGTTGCTCATCTTTTCGACAG ATTACTTAACGCTTATTCCAAGGCAAACCAGAAGCCCAATACGTCATCTTCGAAAAG CGAGTTTGAGGAATTGGAAGCTGTGCCTACAATGGCAGTTATGGATGGTCCTCTTGAGCCATCTTCAACTGCTAGGGATGCCCCTAATGATCCTGCTTTTGTCAACTTCTTTAGC TCAGCGATGGCTCTTGGGAACACTTCAAGTGGACAGACAAGTGGACCACCGTACCAACAACCATCACCAATTCCAATGCAACCTCACCAACCCACCCTTGCCCCTCCTGCAGCGACAGCTGCACCTCCACAGATATTATCACCACCGTCTCTGCAATCCTCCTCTCCTATGATGCCTCTCTTTGACAACAATCCTGATCTTATCAGCAATAAGTCCAATGTTCACACGGATCTGGTGACGCCGTCATCGTTCTTTGGGCCCCCTCGGATGATGGCACAACCACACCTCATTCCTGGTTCATCTATGCCCACTACTAATGCGATTCACCAGCAGCGCCCATATGGTACTCCGATGCTCCAGCCTTTCCCACCACCAACTCCACCAGCATCACTCGCTCCTGCACACAGTGGCCCGGTTATCAATAGAGACAAAGTCAAAGAAGCCCTTTTGTCCCTGGTCCAG GAGAATGAATTCATCGACATGGTGACCCGAGCTTTACAAAATGCACATCAACCGTGA
- the LOC103871587 gene encoding LOW QUALITY PROTEIN: aluminum-activated malate transporter 2 (The sequence of the model RefSeq protein was modified relative to this genomic sequence to represent the inferred CDS: substituted 1 base at 1 genomic stop codon) yields the protein MEKVREIVREGRRVGKEDPRRVVHAFKVGLALALVSSFYYYQPLYDNFGVNAMWAVMTVVVVFEFSVGATLGKGINRAVATLVAGGLGIGAHHLASLSRTKSEDXCMVIYICAAALSTFVRFFPRVKARYDYGILIFILTFSLISVSGFREDEILDLAHKRLSTVIMGGVSCVLISIFVCPVWAGQDLHSLIASNLDTLSHFLQEFREEYFEATDDGDIKEVEKRRKNLERYKSVLNSKSNEEALANFARWEPRHGQFRFRHPWQQYLAVAALLRQCAYRIDALNSYLNSDFQIPMDIKKKLEEPLRRMSSEAGKSLKEMSISLKKMTKSSSSDIHVLNSQSACKDLSTLLKSGILNDVEPLQLISLTTTVSLLIDIVNLTEKISESVHELASAARFKNKMKPTASLKKSDSVSIGRAAVPIKSHDSDDHVVTILCDADVSNTVDQSRGETSVDSCHHVAIKIDDDDLVHEKHEVGEIHAHTSCVSCDPSDASDVLDSSNKRINSSN from the exons ATGGAGAAAGTGAGAGAAATAGTGAGAGAAGGGAGGAGAGTAGGAAAAGAAGACCCAAGAAGAGTAGTTCATGCTTTCAAAGTGGGACTTGCTCTTGCTTTGGTCTCTTCCTTCTACTATTACCAACCTCTCTATGATAACTTTGGTGTCAATGCAATGTGGGCTGTCATGACCGTTGTTGTCGTCTTTGAATTCTCAGTAG GTGCCACACTTGGGAAAGGAATAAACAGGGCAGTGGCAACATTAGTAGCCGGAGGACTAGGAATTGGAGCTCATCACCTAGCAAGTTT ATCTAGAACAAAGAGCGAGGACTAATGCatggtaatatatatatgtgcagCTGCGTTGTCGACGTTCGTGAGGTTCTTCCCGCGGGTGAAGGCCAGATACGATTATGGCATACTGATATTCATATTGACGTTCTCACTGATATCAGTGTCGGGGTTTAGAGAGGATGAGATATTGGACTTGGCCCATAAGAGACTATCGACAGTGATAATGGGAGGAGTCAGTTGCGTCCTAATCTCTATCTTTGTCTGTCCTGTCTGGGCTGGACAAGACCTTCATTCTCTTATTGCCTCCAATCTTGACACACTCTCCCACTTCCTTCAAG AATTTAGAGAGGAATATTTTGAAGCGACAGATGATGGCGATATCAAAGAggtggagaagaggagaaagaatcTTGAAAGATATAAAAGTGTTCTCAACTCAAAAAGCAATGAGGAAGCTTTG GCTAATTTCGCAAGATGGGAACCGCGTCACGGCCAGTTTAGATTTAGACATCCATGGCAACAATATCTTGCCGTGGCTGCATTACTCAGGCAGTGCGCTTACCGGATTGATGCCTTGAACTCATATCTCAACTCTGATTTTCAG ATCCCAATGGACATAAAGAAGAAGCTAGAAGAACCATTAAGAAGAATGAGCTCGGAGGCAGGCAAATCATTGAAAGAAATGTCCATCTCACTAAAGAAAATGACAAAATCATCTTCTTCTGATATCCATGTCCTAAACTCACAATCTGCCTGCAAAGATCTTTCTACTTTACTCAAATCAGGCATCTTGAACGATGTTGAGCCACTACAATTGATCTCATTGACTACCACGGTCTCTCTTCTCATCGATATTGTTAATTTAACCGAAAAGATATCAGAATCAGTACATGAGCTCGCATCAGCTGCAAGGTTTAAGAACAAAATGAAGCCGACGGCATCATTGAAGAAGTCGGATTCTGTAAGCATTGGTCGTGCTGCAGTTCCAATCAAGTCTCACGATAGTGACGATCATGTTGTCACAATCTTATGTGATGCTGATGTATCAAACACTGTTGACCAGTCGCGTGGAGAGACTTCAGTGGACTCTTGCCACCATGTCGCCATAAAAATTGACGATGATGATTTAGTCCATGAAAAACATGAAGTTGGTGAAATACATGCACATACGAGTTGTGTTTCATGTGATCCAAGTGATGCCAGTGATGTTTTAGATAGTAGTAATAAGAGAATTAACAGTAGTaattaa
- the LOC103871586 gene encoding recQ-mediated genome instability protein 2, with protein MDYSLAAVKMLISQLRDAKPTPSQNATALGGVLFQRAWLQGVLVSDPVISGGRMVLDDGTGLVELGLSNDFALRQWKSGMYLMVVGVYHIRTGEIPLLKVHKMVDLSGSPDREAMWYLEVMDAYRLFYEPLIQEFS; from the exons ATGGACTACAGCTTAGCGGCGGTGAAGATGCTCATCTCCCAGCTCCGGGACGCTAAACCGACGCCTTCTCAGAACGCCACCGCACTAGGCGGTGTACTTTTCCAACGCGCTTGGTTACAG GGCGTTTTGGTCTCCGATCCGGTAATCTCCGGAGGCCGTATGGTCCTAGATGACGGCACAGGTCTCGTCGAGCTCGGCCTCTCCAACGACTTTGCCCTCCGTCAGTGGAAATCAG GGATGTACCTGATGGTTGTTGGTGTATACCATATCCGCACGGGAGAGATACCTCTGCTTAAG GTTCATAAGATGGTCGACCTGTCGGGAAGCCCAGATCGTGAAGCCATGTGGTATTTAGAAGTCATGGACGCATACAGACTCTTCTATGAGCCCTTGATTCAAGAgttttcttga